The DNA window tccgtacctcgaaaggaaaaaatggaacccttataggatcactttgttgtccgtccgtccgtctgtctttttttttttttatactacgtcggtggcaaacaagcacacggcctgcctgatggtaagcagtctccgtagcctatgtacacctgcaactccagaggagttacatgcgcgttgccgaccctaaccccacccccttcgttgagctctggcaaccttactgaccggcaggaacacaacacccttcctgtcaagaccctttttctcaggaacgcgtggaggtatcaagctggaatttatatcaaataatcaagtctactgtcccttggagctgtgaaaaaatcaattctaagccaacgcaatcaaaagatacagccgtttatgccgcaaatgcgaactcagaatcttgaaatttggtacgatgcaacgtcttatagcacaaataaaggaaaaattgcgaaaaccgtaaatttttagttacatcatataacaataaatacctacaggtttgtacggaaccctcggtgcgcgagtccgactcgcatttggccggttttttgcgCTGCATCTAcctcgggtgatctgtggtgGACGgttattttggcccatctgtccggGTGCGTCCTACAGATGTGTCCCGCCCAATCCCACTTGAACTTGACGGCCTTTACACCCACATCTGCGATACCAGTGTTGGAGCGCAGCTCTGTGTTCCTTATCCGGTTCTAGATATCCTTATAGACATTTATTTTGTACCgatttaactaaaactaaaatattacgaCAGAATGCGTACCTGCTCCGgcaacatcaacaacaacacCAGGAAGTGAGGACGTTCGCGTGCAATCTGTGCCCGAAGAGCTTCGCCGTCAAAACTACGCTAGAGGTAAGCAATGCTATGCATGAGTTTCAGGTGTAGGGTTTCGCGGCCTACGCCAGTGCAGAGGTCGGCAAACTTTTCAGAAAACGCAGTAGAAGTCGCGTCGGAGTCGCAAAAATTTAAGTCCGAGTGTTAAATTTTTTGAAGAGCAGTAATTGGTAATTGGGTTACAATTCTTTTCGTTGTAGTGTTTTTTtggtctccaaaaatgagacgGATTGGAGCTCAAGagaattataatctacagctagccatgcaatagcactcaactttatttatttatttgataaaagactAAAATAGGAgcgtgatatatatatatatatatattggccACGACATCTACAACAGATGATTGTTACAGCGTCGGGTAAAATCAGGTGTTGCGGGGAGGTTGATTACAACAGAGTGCtcagaaaaaaaacaagataaCTATATACTTACCCAcactttgtacctaagatggactgcttacctacctatttgtacctatgaactgctgtaaacagtaatgaaataaacgtagttgtataacgaaaataattttgacccaattgCATGCGGCTCGCGAGCCGCGGTTTGCCGAGCCCTGCGGTAATGTAAACAATACTCTGGACGTTACTGGTATAGGATTTACCTGTGTGAATTGAGACACTTGGAGattatacacacatacatattacaGGTCAACCGAATAATTGTGTATGTACAACGTACAGGTCGACCGAATAATTGTGTATGTGTATTTGTAGACACATTAACCGACGTAGCCAAGTTAAGAGGAGAACGAGtggttatttatatatacaaatgttctcgacattttcttgattttggccgttcatgatttgttttattgaaattgaaattgaactatttatttcaggtattataCCCATATACGTAAGATTActtacaaattttctttaagaCTATGTTAGTAACTTAGTATCCACAGTATAATTGTTAACGCCTCGTATATGTGTGCCATGCATGagacacacatacacacacagcGACAGCAGCGCGGGCGCGGCCCACGCCCCACTCTTCATCTAACCAGCAACGCATACGTACATATAGTACTTACCTACCATGTAgttttttattactcattaaaaaGTGGTAAATTTTGGAAGCTCCTGCATTATTTCTCCACCTAAGTCCACCGCCCGTATCTGGAAGTCGCTCCTGCTTCTTCattttggtccttcgaaccggatacaAAAGAACCTTTAATCGACACGTCGATCACAAGAACAAAGGATCGCGCTAACGAAACGGACCGTTACGTGGACATTTTGAGAAAAGGAGTTACATTTCAACTGCGTATCTACACGTTAAGGAGCAGAAGATTTCATCGTTCCAAGGGGATTGCCATTAACTggaaataaagaaagaaatcaCGGCCACTATAGGAGTAAAGTGAAAGTGAGAAGTGAGAACCTGGGGAGTCGTGTCAATGTGAGTTTGTTCCGATACTTTCCCTTTTACGAAAATCCCTCCTTATACCTAAGTGTTTACGCACCTGTGCAtacctatacttatttttatttcgcacCTTAAACGCGAATTCTTACCTATCATATTGAATCATTAATTTCATAACGTCATTACGTATAACATACCCATGTTAATTAGTACCTTAAACGTTCATTAACTAAATCAGTTCTTTAAACAATTtcattacatacctacttaccaaGCTACTTTAAATTCTTATGCTACCTAATTGCCCGTGTTATTCGCACAGTTTAGAAACGCTAAATAATACCTAGTCGTAAATATTTGCCTATTATATTTAGTTAATCGGTAGTAAGAAAAGAGCATAGTTAATCTTATTTACTTACTcgtttcttaaataaatccTGCAACTAAATCATATTTTCCCATTGTGTAATCTTGAGTCGTATAGCTATAAAACCCCATAGATCTGTACTTACGGTGTTTAGCCTAAAATAGCTGAAGTGTTAATCGCAACATTTTTGTGCATATTCCAGCTGATGCATTTCGCCGCGCGCTGCGGGTCTTGACCTTGGATGCGCTCGGCGCCCGGCAACTGCTACCGGCCTTATCTCTACTTGCTACTTAGCTATTTTAGCACTTCGCTCGCCTAACTGCACTCTCCGCTAGTGGCATTGTTTCAGCCTGTATGTGTTCCACAATAGCTGACCATTGTTTCGAGTCAGTCGTACTGCTTCACCGAGTGAGGTAGACTTAGAACAGCTCTTCCCTCAAGTCACTgcccatcatcatcatcatcatcatcatcatcatcatcttgaGTGCCCTAAATAACATTCGGATCCCAAGATGCGTGGTATGTGATAGTCCTGCATTTATTGAATTAGTGGCATTTGGTGACGCATCCACTCATGCTTACTCAGCATGCGTTTATCTCAAGTCCGTAGATAAAGACGGCCGTGTGTCAGTACATTTAGTGATGGCAAAGAGCCGCGTAAGTCCTCTGAGGCCTTTAACTATTCCTAAAATGGAACTGAATGGTTCCCTTCTAGCCGCTCATTTGGTGGAAAAGGTTAGAACATCGTTTAGGCTACAGATCAATCGTTGTACTTACTGGTGCGATTCAACAATTGTTTTAGGGTGGATAAAATCATCTAAAAACTATATGCTTAAACCTTATGTCAATAACAGAATTCAAGAAATTTTGCAAAGGACTAAACCATCAGAATGGCATTACGTACCCACCAACATGAATCCAGCAGACATAGGATCTCGGGGTGCAACTCCGGCACAGTTAGAAGTATGTCCTTTATGGTGGACAGGACCTACATTCTTATTAGGAGACGAATCGTCATGGCCCGCCCAACCAAATTACGCTAAAGAAAGCGAATTGCCTGAATTCAAAGCTCAGTGCACATTAATTACCCAAAAAGATGATTATTCCAGCTACATCTCTGATTTTATTCAAAGGTTTTCAAATTGGAATAAATTACTGCGCGTCGTAGCCTATGTTCAACGTTTTATACACAATTACATGCATCCAAACAATAAACTCGTTGGGCACTTAAAAATTCACGAGCTTCATTCTTCGTTAAATGCTTTATGCAGATTTGCCCAACGTGAAACATTTCTGAAGGAATACGATATATTAAAACGCAACAATAAGTTGCCTGTTAAAAACCAACTTAATGAGTTGAACCCGTTTTTTAATGCCGAAGACGCTCTTATAAGGGTAGGAGGTAGGTTGTCAAACtcattttaccattttgacACAAAACACCCTATATTACTCCATTCATCACATCACGTCACAATCTTACTTTTCAGATATTACCACATGTTATTATTGCACGGTGGACCACAGCTCCTACTAGCCAGCTCTCGCCACAAAATATGGGTTATTGGTGGTAGAAATTTGGCTAGAAAAACTGTGCAAAAATGTgtaaaatgctgtcgtttttcCGGTAAGGTTAGACAGCCAAGGATGGGTGATCTTCCTGAACCTCGGGTTCATGCAGAATATCCCTTTTTTAGCACGGCTGTTGACTATGCTGGCCCAGTAATGATATTGAACCGAAAAGGTAGAGGTAGCAAGTTAATCAAAGCTTACTTATGCATTTTCGTTTGCCTTGCCGTAAAGGCTGTTCACATCGAACTTGTGACTGATCTGACCAGTGAAACATTCATGGCCGCCCTGCACCGATTCATAGCCCGCAGAGGAAAACCTGCACATATTTACTCTGATAACGGTCGTTGTTTTGTGGGAGCCTGCACTGAATTATCTCGATTCCTTAAACAAAGTTCAAATCAAATAAGTTCTGATGcatcaaaaatatcaataaaattccACTTCTCACCTGCTTATAGTCCCCATTTTAATGGTTTAGCGGAGAGTGCAGTTCGGTCAGTCAAACATCATTTAAAGCGAATTATTTCTGGTACCAACTTAACCTATGAAGAACTGAATACCGTTTTAATTATGACCGAGGCAATTTTAAACGGAAGACCCCTCACTCCTTTATCTTCAAATCCTTCGGATCTTTCAGCCCTCACTCCGTCATATTTTTTGATCGGACGAACAGACACGTTGCTCCCATCTCCCCAGGCCCCTGAATCTGCTGCCATCTGCACCTTGTCACGTTACATGCGAGTTCAACGACTAAAGGCCCACTTTTGGTATCGATTTTACAATGAATACATTTCAGAGCTCCAAAAACGTCACAAATGGACCAAAGATGGAGGACAACTCAAATTAGGAGAAATGGTGCTTGTCAAGGACGACCGACTGCCTCCAAACCAATGGTTACTGGGTCGAGTAACACAACTTTATCCCGGCACTGATGGAATATCCCGAGTGGCCGATGTACTCACCATGTCTGGAACTGTCCGGCGCGCCTTCAATCGCCTATGCCCATTGCCAGTAGAAGACAAGAGCTCGGTTCCTGGGGGGCCAATATGTTAACGCCTCGTATATGTGTGCCATGCATGagacacacatacacacacagcGACAGCAGCGCGGGCGCGGCCCACGCCCCACTCTTCATCTAACCAGCAACGCATACGTACATATAGTACTTACCTACCATGTAgttttttattactcattaaaaaGTGGTAAATTTTGGAAGCTCCTGCATTATTTCTCCACCTAAGTCCACCGCCCGTATCTGGAAGTCGCTCCTGCTTCttcaataattattacattaattttaaatgaataatcacagtcacaaataaataaataaattaaaattgttattaaataatgaactagtataatatataaattaaatcaatatcacaattaaaatcaagttcaaatgaaaattaaaatcagattaaatagagtataaaaataaaatgtcagcaGCAGCATGTCATAAACCCATATGAATGTCATTCCATTTCTGCACAAAAGGACAATTATGTGACTTTATATGACTTCTATATTACCATTACCTGTGTCCGtaagttttgctttttttgatatctaGGTACGAGGCAGCGTGTCGCCAAGTTCAAAGGCTggcgacgcaaccgtgtgtaatattacacgaaccatttcgagctacttttgaccccttcacaacttgaaagctcaaacctatttaacctattGGCAATATTACACGTATAGCCCATTATATTTAACTCTTACTTTTCTAAAATTAGGtatctaaataaaagtaaacaaacaatttgtacattttcgggtagttattacatttacagtacatatggtgctactttaccgcactagtgcgaaaattagcatattacgttactatgtcgaacatttaaaggggccatatgtactgtaaaacgttgtacgatacatgtgcgaataggtaattcgaaacgagtggcgataaataaaaacacgaccgaagggagtgttttaaatcgacacgagtatttttcgcacttgtatcgtaatgtactattattgtttaaccaaccaaatacaaaactgcatggatctgtcactgaacgacctaaCTTTAAACCAACATTATTTaatcatgtaatattttcatcctCCCGTTCATCACCTCGATTTCTAAGATTTTTACGCTGGATTTTTCGCCTGAGCTGCAGTTGTTCTTATCGCACTTATTGGTATTGAAAACCAGTACCAGGAGCACTCCCTTgtgttgccatacgtcccgtatatataagtatcgcgtCCCGATAACCAGTTACGAAACTACCAGAAAGTAAATTCTTGTTTggtaattaattatgaaataggAAAAATTAATCTTCTTTGGCAGCCAGTTACGAAAACCATAGTTATGAAAACGGACCAAAGGCCGTATTTGTACCCGTGACAGttttgtcccgtatatcaataccgctgcaataaatacatatataaatggtcacaatcatctctgtTTACCCACATTGTTTCTATACCTATGTGAGTTAGTTAAGGCTATGGGAATGAATATGTATTtgcaaccccccccccccccccttcctcCGTAACGCTATTACAACCCCATTGTCCCGTATCCgttccgaataattatggcaaccctacctaTATCACACAAATTTTCAGCGCGATGGAGATAATTGCCCGAAATTCTCAATTCTGCGAAGCGTTCAGCAGGTATTTCCCCTCTAAtaatgtgtgtatgtgtgcaGCTACATTTACGGACGCACACAGGAGAGAAGCCGTTCCAGTGCCCGGAGTGCCCGCTCGCCTTCACCATAAAGTGGAACCTCAATCGACACCAAAAAACCGTAAGATTTCAGTAAACCATAGatcaggggtcaccaattattTTCTTCAGGGATccggttcttaaaataaaatgacggTATGATGACGGTCCGTTTCTACTTGAAGCAAAAAAATAGGTCggcggtccgccatttggtgacccctgcCATTGATAGTGCTCTACATGTCCCGTATTTCAGAAACGATTTTTTCATTGTCCCGTAATTTGGCGCAACTAATACGGGACAGTACATTGTCCCGTAAATTTATGATTCAATGGagtttaatgataaaaatacgtattttgattatttcacattttcctttccagaaattgttgtgttttataatatttaatattgatttttaaagTCTTTCATTAAGAAACTTAGCAATTATATAggttatttaattgattattccaaattttcgtgataaaaaaatgaatgttgatttttaataaataaacggCCTGCCCGTATTTAACCTCGAATCCCGTATTTTCAATGCAGTTGTCCCGTAAAACCGGTAATCAGATCTGATCACCGTAGCTCTACAGAATACTGATAGGGTTAGACCAGGCTAACTTAGCAGCGATTGTGAAAATCAGgatgtaattttaaataaaaaaaattcgaaATACAATGATGAATAGTGGAAAAAATTACTGTTTTGGGTGAGACCTGAACTCatggcctctggatcgatactccagcgctctgccaactgagccaccaagacctcattcATAGCCAGCGtatatttccaccatatatacctatacctattagGTGTGGTAAATTTtctgtaaaatttaaaaattggtcTACACTAATATTACAATTTCTAAATTTTGTGCGAGTATTAAGATGTCTCATTCCACTTACCTGTCATCAAAGaggatttgaaatagaagtggattgtcaaagaaaatctTGTAGCCACTGTAAATTTAccgccatcttttgacacatgattaaaacttttagaatgccatttgactttgatccttattctttcaatgatatgtgttaaatttattaaatatcaaaaagtggcgctatctaatagatcaaaggccaaaggtatggcggcatcgtttcgagcgatggcgccacaacctttagccgatgtcCGGTAATTGGCACCAGTTTTAACTagtgtaagtaaaaataaaaaaataatatcccCAGGCACACGAAGGCATCCGCGAAAACGTCCCCTGTACCATCTGCGGGCGCGTGTTGTCCACCAAGTCTGCGCTGGCGCTGCACGTGAGCACCGTGCACCACGGGCAGCCCGCGCCCAAGCGGAACCGGACCAAGCGGAGCAAGAGCGGGAACAATCTCACATGTTGAATAGCCCGTGCATCATTTGAGCACGGTGCACCACGGACAGCCCGCGCCCAAGCGGAGCGGGACCAAGCGGAAGCCAATTTGAAAGAAAGCTGTAGTTAAAATAGgctaagtataatataaaatttgtttgaataaataataatataataaagaatatattgactttgctTGAAAAACTTTAACCCAACTGATATTCGGAATAAGGATGATgatgtattaattaatattttacctaAGTAAATCTAGTTAAGCGGGAAATTTTGTAATGTATCATAATAAAATGGGAATTTGATAAGACATAagatttagtttacttaaaaagaaataataaaaaatttaaataaaataaacatttatttcagaactaaatttccattttatattatgtagtaacttattacctaatatactaaacctatatttttacctttcaattccttacattttattaaaaaattaagtgTGTGACAGTTATATCCATTAACGTAATGTTTCACTGTCGCAATTTTCTCGTTTTTCTACATTGGAAAGTCTAGTTTGACTGTCAGGTATTGATTAACTACGAACGaagaaaaacaacaaagtaTTCGAttacaaaaacagaaaataaattcttctttaataattaattatgaaatcgTGATCATGAAAACGAACTAAAGGTCATCATTTCTAGTCAGATAAGGCCAGTCCAGACTGGAACAAAATTTCGCCAATCTGATTCAAAAACGGGTCAAAATTGTTTTCGGTGCCTTGTTTtatgtccccaaaaaatgtgtgATGAGGAGTGGCGCTAtttatatgaaatgaaatttagttatttttttcaaaaaaaatataacacagctagaaagacatggaATAGCaccaattttttgataaaatatatcgtccttgataaaacacaaaaatagaagCTTGACAGAATAGGCCCGAAATCTgcaagtgtggatgtaattgacGCTTTAGTTATCAACATGCGTTGCGTTCCTACTT is part of the Cydia pomonella isolate Wapato2018A chromosome 27, ilCydPomo1, whole genome shotgun sequence genome and encodes:
- the LOC133532558 gene encoding uncharacterized protein LOC133532558 — translated: MAKSRVSPLRPLTIPKMELNGSLLAAHLVEKVRTSFRLQINRCTYWCDSTIVLGWIKSSKNYMLKPYVNNRIQEILQRTKPSEWHYVPTNMNPADIGSRGATPAQLEVCPLWWTGPTFLLGDESSWPAQPNYAKESELPEFKAQCTLITQKDDYSSYISDFIQRFSNWNKLLRVVAYVQRFIHNYMHPNNKLVGHLKIHELHSSLNALCRFAQRETFLKEYDILKRNNKLPVKNQLNELNPFFNAEDALIRVGGRLSNSFYHFDTKHPILLHSSHHVTILLFRYYHMLLLHGGPQLLLASSRHKIWVIGGRNLARKTVQKCVKCCRFSGKVRQPRMGDLPEPRVHAEYPFFSTAVDYAGPVMILNRKGRGSKLIKAYLCIFVCLAVKAVHIELVTDLTSETFMAALHRFIARRGKPAHIYSDNGRCFVGACTELSRFLKQSSNQISSDASKISIKFHFSPAYSPHFNGLAESAVRSVKHHLKRIISGTNLTYEELNTVLIMTEAILNGRPLTPLSSNPSDLSALTPSYFLIGRTDTLLPSPQAPESAAICTLSRYMRVQRLKAHFWYRFYNEYISELQKRHKWTKDGGQLKLGEMVLVKDDRLPPNQWLLGRVTQLYPGTDGISRVADVLTMSGTVRRAFNRLCPLPVEDKSSVPGGPIC